The following proteins are encoded in a genomic region of Phycisphaerae bacterium:
- a CDS encoding DUF1573 domain-containing protein: MFRELKHHGMNLLLSAVIAGAGSSVITARVLADDAKPAEKATQNQPTDEAKKAEEAKRAEAQPAKVDPHAGHDHGPNVVGPPAAGAQNLPVKPGADIPSPTVVLKPGEVPAIKFDTPIYDFGRVKSGSDIKHDFYFTNTGTGPLEILRVKPSCGCTVAGQYDRIVQPNETGKIPLTMSSKGASGPLSKNVTVNTNIAGADSTISLQIKGEVWQPIQVTPQAASFGRITAQDSGDKLVRKLTIASNVEAPVTLGEPISSHPKVKASVSTLEPGKRFEVVVTLEPPFESGNINGRVTIPTGVADMPNVEISAYAFVTAAIDVSPTTLILPPSRTADVTRQFYIRSNINKPFNISDLATSNPDIKLELTDVKDSITYRLKVDVPTGYAPPAGGDRITMKTDSPDVPTITIPVNSQAVSPANPLTNIGQKRITPPGSASVSATADAAAAPKRAEAPAPAESKEQTKEEKKDPATKG, translated from the coding sequence ATGTTCCGAGAGTTGAAGCATCATGGAATGAACTTGCTGTTGTCCGCTGTGATTGCAGGCGCGGGGTCGTCGGTGATCACCGCACGGGTTCTTGCGGACGATGCGAAGCCCGCGGAAAAGGCTACCCAGAATCAGCCCACTGACGAGGCGAAGAAGGCTGAGGAGGCCAAGCGTGCCGAGGCTCAGCCCGCAAAGGTTGACCCACATGCGGGCCACGACCACGGCCCGAACGTTGTGGGGCCTCCGGCGGCTGGCGCTCAGAACCTGCCAGTGAAGCCGGGGGCGGACATCCCGTCACCGACGGTCGTGCTGAAGCCGGGCGAGGTTCCGGCAATCAAGTTTGATACGCCGATCTATGATTTCGGTCGCGTCAAGTCAGGCTCGGATATCAAGCACGATTTCTACTTTACGAATACCGGCACGGGGCCGCTGGAAATTCTTCGCGTGAAGCCGTCCTGCGGTTGCACGGTTGCTGGTCAGTATGACCGCATTGTTCAGCCGAACGAAACCGGCAAGATTCCACTGACGATGAGTTCGAAGGGCGCGAGTGGCCCGCTGAGCAAGAACGTCACGGTCAACACGAACATCGCCGGAGCGGATTCGACCATCTCCCTCCAGATCAAGGGTGAAGTCTGGCAGCCCATTCAGGTTACGCCGCAGGCTGCGTCTTTCGGACGGATCACGGCCCAGGACTCCGGCGACAAGCTGGTTCGCAAGCTGACGATCGCGAGCAACGTGGAAGCTCCGGTGACGCTGGGTGAGCCGATCAGCAGTCATCCGAAGGTAAAGGCGTCGGTTTCGACCCTTGAGCCCGGCAAGCGCTTCGAGGTGGTTGTGACGCTGGAGCCGCCGTTCGAGTCCGGCAATATCAACGGCCGAGTCACCATTCCAACCGGTGTTGCGGACATGCCGAACGTCGAAATTTCGGCGTATGCATTCGTGACCGCTGCCATCGATGTGTCGCCAACGACGTTAATTCTGCCGCCTTCGCGGACCGCCGATGTGACACGGCAGTTCTACATCCGCAGCAACATCAACAAGCCGTTCAATATTTCGGATCTGGCAACATCCAATCCGGATATCAAGCTGGAATTGACGGACGTGAAGGATTCAATCACCTATCGACTGAAGGTTGACGTGCCGACGGGTTATGCGCCGCCGGCGGGTGGTGACCGAATCACCATGAAGACCGATAGTCCGGACGTGCCGACGATCACGATTCCAGTGAATTCGCAGGCGGTTTCGCCGGCGAATCCGCTGACCAACATCGGTCAGAAGCGGATTACCCCGCCAGGCAGCGCTTCGGTCTCTGCGACGGCAGACGCGGCTGCGGCCCCGAAGCGTGCTGAGGCACCGGCACCGGCGGAGTCAAAGGAGCAGACAAAGGAAGAGAAGAAGGATCCAGCCACGAAGGGCTGA
- a CDS encoding GNAT family N-acetyltransferase, which yields MTNKPEIVTVDRNAIRRVLRFCLARPGQSAAEVENHVTAFLEYARALNIDVHHLFVAREKRQEKAAAACIYSPGRTAMILLPRSDVMAIGESTIAALVRRAKQAVFADDNRLLQSLVEEHDVATQAALRNLGFQKIALLNYLERPLVKPVPPPHPPIGIRREDLQWLSYSPESDNVFRQTVLDSYADSADCPTLCGRRDIGDILAGHKAAGVFDPTNWRILKCDGKRAACVLLAKNPLRPILEVVYMGVSPTWRRRAVGSFVIGTVLETAYRQKYQTVTLAVDSANLPGRRLYEKFGFGETARRVALIRWNDDKTIS from the coding sequence ATGACGAACAAACCCGAAATCGTGACTGTCGATCGAAATGCCATCCGGCGCGTCCTGCGATTCTGCCTCGCCCGGCCGGGTCAATCGGCCGCTGAGGTTGAGAACCACGTCACCGCCTTCCTCGAATATGCCCGAGCGCTCAATATCGACGTCCACCATCTCTTCGTCGCCAGGGAAAAAAGACAGGAGAAGGCGGCTGCGGCCTGCATCTACTCTCCCGGGCGCACCGCCATGATTCTCCTTCCACGATCCGATGTCATGGCGATTGGCGAATCCACCATCGCAGCCCTCGTGCGCCGCGCGAAGCAGGCCGTCTTCGCTGATGACAATCGACTCCTCCAGTCGCTCGTCGAAGAGCACGATGTCGCGACGCAGGCAGCCCTGAGAAATCTGGGCTTTCAGAAGATCGCGCTGCTGAACTACCTGGAGCGGCCGCTGGTCAAGCCCGTGCCACCGCCTCATCCGCCGATCGGGATTCGTCGAGAAGACCTGCAATGGCTGAGCTACTCACCCGAATCTGACAACGTGTTCCGACAAACCGTTCTCGATTCCTATGCGGACAGTGCCGACTGCCCGACACTGTGTGGCCGGCGCGATATCGGTGACATCCTGGCCGGTCACAAAGCCGCCGGCGTTTTCGATCCCACCAACTGGCGCATCCTCAAGTGTGATGGCAAACGCGCCGCATGTGTCTTGCTGGCAAAGAATCCGCTTAGGCCAATATTGGAAGTCGTTTATATGGGCGTCTCGCCGACCTGGCGTCGCCGCGCTGTCGGCAGTTTCGTGATCGGAACAGTACTCGAAACTGCGTATCGTCAGAAATATCAGACGGTTACGCTTGCAGTCGATTCCGCCAACCTACCCGGGCGCCGCCTCTACGAGAAATTCGGCTTTGGTGAGACAGCTCGGCGCGTCGCATTGATTCGTTGGAATGACGACAAAACCATAAGTTGA
- the dnaA gene encoding chromosomal replication initiator protein DnaA has product MHSQIHGIEEQIHIRVAEIVGPQNYKVWFKPCTQFAFADGILKVGVPNIFIGSFIEDHFADAIQSAAAKVLQAPVRVAYVIDPVLFRKLRKNQLNSQAAFIGQAAERMARESFGGSGNGSSNGNGNGNGNGQGHGPIVAQPRQLRGRLDDFVVGSNNRLAHSMALGLVENPFADSTPLFIYSGCGLGKTHLLQGIANALSDTRPDVRWLYVSGEDFTNQFILALRDRKLDAFRHRFRDVDVLLLDDMQFIANKKATQEEFLHTFNAINGNSKRVVMASDAHPKMMSDLSASLTNRLVAGMVVKIDRPDRDTRAQILRRRTAISQHQVPNDVILYIADKIIANVRELEGCLVKLLAYASLTRSEVTLDLARQALEDHLTQTSKLLTIGDIEQHVATYFGLTPADLHTSRKSRTVALARNLAMHLARKHTSYSFPEIARYMGNKNHTTVLLACRRIGVGLEADAEVTWQSAAGVQSRKLRELVEIHEQHLFQKSAT; this is encoded by the coding sequence GTGCACTCACAAATTCACGGAATCGAAGAGCAAATTCACATTCGGGTTGCGGAAATCGTTGGACCTCAAAACTATAAGGTCTGGTTCAAGCCCTGCACACAGTTTGCATTCGCCGACGGCATTCTGAAAGTTGGAGTCCCCAACATCTTCATCGGCAGTTTTATCGAAGATCACTTCGCTGACGCTATACAATCCGCCGCCGCTAAGGTCCTGCAGGCGCCGGTGCGCGTTGCATACGTGATCGATCCCGTATTGTTCCGGAAGCTGCGAAAAAACCAGCTCAATTCCCAGGCCGCATTCATTGGTCAGGCGGCGGAAAGAATGGCTCGTGAAAGCTTCGGCGGTAGCGGCAACGGCAGCAGCAATGGAAACGGCAATGGCAACGGAAACGGACAAGGCCATGGCCCGATCGTCGCCCAGCCCAGGCAGTTGCGAGGCCGTCTCGACGATTTTGTCGTCGGCAGCAACAATCGGCTCGCCCATTCGATGGCCCTTGGGCTCGTGGAAAATCCCTTCGCGGATTCGACTCCGCTCTTCATCTACAGTGGTTGCGGCCTGGGCAAGACGCATCTACTCCAGGGCATCGCCAACGCGCTCTCCGATACGAGGCCGGACGTGCGATGGCTGTATGTCTCCGGCGAGGACTTCACCAATCAATTCATTCTCGCCTTGCGAGATCGCAAGCTCGACGCATTCCGTCATCGCTTCCGCGATGTGGATGTCCTCTTGCTTGACGACATGCAGTTCATCGCGAACAAGAAGGCCACGCAGGAGGAATTTCTCCACACCTTCAACGCGATCAACGGCAATTCCAAGCGGGTCGTCATGGCGTCAGACGCCCATCCGAAAATGATGAGCGATCTTTCCGCCTCGTTGACCAATCGCCTCGTTGCGGGAATGGTCGTAAAAATCGATCGCCCCGACCGCGACACCCGCGCACAGATTCTTCGCCGCCGAACGGCAATCTCGCAGCATCAGGTGCCGAACGACGTCATCCTGTATATCGCTGACAAGATCATTGCCAACGTTCGCGAACTCGAAGGCTGCCTCGTGAAGTTGCTCGCCTACGCCTCACTCACGCGCTCGGAGGTCACTCTCGACCTCGCACGGCAGGCGCTCGAGGATCACCTCACCCAGACCTCAAAGCTCCTCACCATTGGCGATATCGAACAGCACGTCGCCACCTACTTCGGCCTGACGCCGGCGGACCTGCACACATCCCGAAAATCCCGAACCGTCGCCCTCGCGCGAAACCTCGCGATGCATCTGGCCCGCAAGCACACCAGCTACAGTTTCCCCGAAATCGCCCGCTACATGGGCAACAAGAACCACACCACCGTGCTGCTCGCCTGCCGCAGAATCGGTGTCGGCCTTGAAGCCGATGCAGAAGTGACATGGCAGAGCGCCGCCGGTGTCCAGAGTCGCAAGCTGAGGGAACTCGTCGAAATCCACGAGCAGCACCTGTTTCAAAAATCCGCGACCTGA
- a CDS encoding DUF554 domain-containing protein, producing MNWWSILNGTIVNAATVAVGSAIGLAFSSRIPDRYQRIILTCLGLMTVILAVDAGVIEMGKTVQRWGVDAEGIRLPTYGARVAMVVVGSLIVGAVIGTALRLHERLEYLGRVIHERFGRSNRLEAKADGPEPAGSSEKLPASARFAEGFLTASVIFCVGPLTLLGCLNNGASGDPSLLYIKSFLDGFCSMALAASLGAGVACSIATVLVFQGGLAMTSAWLGGSINELSLSLMNVVGGMLLLATAMMILEIKKIPVANLLPGIFLPVVIVAVMERFMPGTLILVQ from the coding sequence GTGAACTGGTGGAGTATTTTGAACGGCACAATCGTGAATGCCGCAACGGTGGCGGTCGGCAGCGCCATCGGGCTGGCGTTTTCGTCGCGCATTCCCGATCGATATCAGCGGATCATCCTAACGTGTCTCGGATTGATGACCGTTATTCTGGCGGTCGACGCCGGCGTAATCGAGATGGGAAAAACGGTTCAGCGATGGGGGGTTGATGCAGAGGGCATTCGGCTGCCGACCTATGGCGCCCGAGTGGCGATGGTGGTCGTCGGATCATTGATTGTCGGAGCCGTCATCGGGACGGCACTTCGGCTGCATGAGAGACTCGAGTATCTCGGCCGGGTGATACACGAACGATTTGGTCGATCGAACCGCCTCGAGGCGAAGGCGGATGGTCCTGAACCCGCAGGATCGAGTGAGAAACTGCCTGCATCGGCGCGTTTTGCCGAAGGATTTCTGACGGCGAGCGTCATTTTTTGTGTCGGGCCGCTGACGCTGCTGGGTTGCCTGAACAATGGGGCGAGCGGTGATCCGAGTCTGCTGTACATCAAGTCGTTTCTTGACGGATTCTGCTCGATGGCGCTTGCAGCTTCACTGGGGGCCGGCGTCGCGTGCAGTATCGCCACTGTCCTTGTTTTTCAGGGCGGTTTGGCGATGACGTCGGCGTGGCTCGGCGGGAGCATCAACGAGCTTTCATTGTCGCTGATGAATGTTGTCGGGGGCATGCTGCTTCTGGCGACGGCCATGATGATACTGGAAATCAAAAAGATCCCCGTCGCGAATCTGCTGCCGGGGATCTTTCTGCCGGTTGTGATTGTGGCCGTGATGGAGCGATTCATGCCGGGGACTCTGATCCTAGTTCAATGA
- a CDS encoding zinc ribbon domain-containing protein gives MPIHEFHCSGCDRVFEELVRNRSDQDSVTCPHCRSRKVARQVSVFAARGGPSRQSPAPVSRPGGCGRCGDPNGPCAM, from the coding sequence ATGCCGATCCATGAGTTTCATTGTTCAGGATGCGATCGAGTCTTCGAAGAACTCGTACGAAACCGGTCCGATCAGGATTCGGTCACGTGTCCACATTGCCGCAGCAGAAAGGTCGCCAGACAGGTCAGCGTCTTCGCTGCTCGCGGCGGGCCCTCCCGGCAGAGTCCCGCCCCGGTCAGCCGTCCTGGAGGCTGTGGACGCTGTGGCGATCCGAATGGGCCTTGTGCAATGTGA
- the groL gene encoding chaperonin GroEL (60 kDa chaperone family; promotes refolding of misfolded polypeptides especially under stressful conditions; forms two stacked rings of heptamers to form a barrel-shaped 14mer; ends can be capped by GroES; misfolded proteins enter the barrel where they are refolded when GroES binds), producing the protein MAAKKIAFDMEAREAIRNGVNQLARAVKVTMGPCGRNVVLEKSFGSPTVTKDGVTVAKEIEFEETYENMGAQMVKEVATKTSNDAGDGTTTATVYVESIFNEGLKNVAAGANPMDLKRGIEAGVEAIVSEYKRMAKPVKDSKQIAQVGTCAANHESDIGEKIAEAMEKVGKDGVITVEEGQALDTIVDLVEGMQFDKGYLSPHFINDPAEMEVRLEKPYVLIHEKKISSIKDMIPILEKVAKSGRPLLIIAEDVEGEALATLVVNKLRGTLQCCAVKAPGFGDRRKAMLEDIAIMTGGRAIFEETGITLEGIDLKDLGQAKRVVVDKDNSTIIEGAGSTSDIKARIEQIKNEASKTTSDYDREKLEERLAKLSGGVAMIKVGAATEVEMKEKKARVEDALHACRAAVEEGILPGGGVAPLRALAMVLDKEEKKLSGDQKTGVDIVRRALWAPIKCIAENAGVDGSIVAQKVFESKDTNFGYNALTGEYGDMLKMGVIVPAKVERVALQNASSVAALLLTTDAAVAEIKEKKEPKGGGHPGMGM; encoded by the coding sequence ATGGCAGCAAAGAAGATCGCATTCGACATGGAGGCCCGCGAGGCCATCCGAAACGGCGTCAACCAACTGGCGCGAGCCGTGAAGGTGACGATGGGCCCCTGCGGCCGAAACGTCGTTCTTGAGAAATCGTTCGGTTCGCCGACGGTGACCAAGGACGGTGTCACGGTCGCGAAGGAGATCGAGTTTGAGGAGACCTATGAGAACATGGGCGCCCAGATGGTGAAGGAAGTCGCGACGAAGACGTCGAACGACGCAGGCGACGGGACGACCACGGCGACCGTGTACGTTGAATCCATTTTCAACGAGGGTCTCAAGAACGTGGCCGCCGGGGCGAATCCGATGGACCTGAAGCGTGGCATCGAAGCCGGTGTTGAGGCGATTGTCTCTGAATACAAGCGCATGGCCAAGCCGGTCAAGGACTCGAAGCAGATCGCCCAGGTCGGCACATGCGCGGCCAACCATGAAAGCGACATCGGCGAGAAGATCGCCGAGGCCATGGAGAAGGTCGGGAAGGACGGCGTGATTACGGTCGAAGAGGGTCAGGCCCTTGACACCATCGTTGATCTCGTCGAAGGAATGCAGTTCGACAAGGGCTACCTCTCGCCGCACTTCATCAATGATCCGGCGGAGATGGAGGTCCGCCTCGAGAAGCCGTATGTCCTGATTCACGAGAAGAAGATTTCGTCGATCAAGGACATGATTCCGATTCTGGAGAAGGTTGCGAAGTCCGGCCGCCCGCTGCTCATCATCGCCGAAGACGTAGAAGGTGAGGCGTTGGCGACTCTGGTCGTGAACAAACTTCGCGGCACGCTTCAGTGCTGTGCAGTGAAGGCCCCCGGCTTCGGCGATCGGCGCAAGGCGATGCTCGAAGACATCGCGATCATGACCGGCGGCCGCGCGATCTTCGAGGAAACCGGCATCACGCTGGAAGGCATCGATTTGAAGGACCTCGGTCAGGCGAAGCGCGTCGTGGTGGACAAGGATAACTCCACGATTATTGAGGGCGCAGGGAGCACCAGCGACATCAAGGCTCGCATTGAGCAGATCAAGAACGAAGCGTCCAAGACCACGAGCGACTACGATCGCGAAAAGCTCGAAGAGCGACTCGCGAAGCTGTCGGGCGGCGTGGCGATGATCAAGGTCGGCGCTGCCACCGAAGTCGAGATGAAGGAGAAGAAGGCCCGCGTCGAGGATGCGCTTCATGCGTGTCGAGCGGCCGTCGAGGAGGGCATTCTGCCGGGTGGCGGCGTGGCTCCGCTCCGAGCCCTGGCCATGGTGCTCGACAAGGAAGAGAAGAAGCTGTCTGGCGATCAGAAGACCGGCGTCGATATTGTTCGCAGGGCGCTCTGGGCTCCGATCAAGTGCATCGCGGAGAATGCCGGCGTCGATGGCAGCATCGTCGCACAGAAGGTGTTTGAGTCGAAAGACACGAATTTCGGATACAACGCACTGACCGGGGAGTATGGTGACATGCTGAAGATGGGCGTCATCGTGCCTGCGAAAGTCGAGCGCGTCGCGCTGCAGAATGCCTCATCTGTCGCGGCGCTGCTCCTGACGACTGATGCGGCCGTCGCTGAGATCAAGGAGAAGAAGGAGCCTAAGGGCGGCGGTCACCCCGGCATGGGAATGTAA
- the groES gene encoding co-chaperone GroES, giving the protein MAVTKVSVRPLGDKVLIKRIEADAVTSGGIVLPDSAKEKPKRGRVQAVGDGRLLNTGERSALQVKKGDEVLFTSYAGTEVKINGEEFLIMGEEDILAVLN; this is encoded by the coding sequence ATGGCAGTTACAAAGGTCAGTGTTCGCCCGTTGGGTGACAAGGTTCTGATCAAGCGAATTGAAGCGGATGCGGTGACCTCCGGGGGCATCGTCCTCCCGGATTCGGCCAAAGAGAAGCCGAAGCGTGGTCGCGTGCAGGCGGTTGGCGACGGGCGTCTGCTGAATACGGGTGAGCGCAGTGCGCTGCAGGTCAAGAAGGGCGATGAAGTGCTCTTCACGAGCTATGCGGGCACAGAAGTAAAGATCAACGGCGAAGAGTTTCTCATCATGGGTGAGGAAGACATCCTCGCCGTGCTGAACTGA
- a CDS encoding M20/M25/M40 family metallo-hydrolase encodes MSAVQSISKCIEYLNANKARFQAELFDYLRIPSISAQKEHAADSQRAAEWTRDRCQAAGLQAQVVRTPGNPAVIAEGPQVPGRPTIMIYGHYDVQPEGDLKLWHTGPFEPVIRDGMIIGRGSADDKGQLLCAILAVESWMKTLGSLPINVKFCIEGEEEVGSKNLRALIEAHRERLACDYIVIHDTAQFGLGMPAVTIATRGLVYKEVIIRGPGKDLHSGTYGGAIANPANELARLIASFHDADARVTLPGFYERVREMSPDEVREMNGLPFDEAAFLADVGSPATCGEKGYSNLQRRSARPTLDVNGIYGGYMKEGSSTIIPSFAGAKVSMRLVADQDADEISRIFDEAVRKRVPGTVRVEILDHAACGAYLADPQSEGMRIARKAVELGFGKTPILMREGGSLPILPMFKSLLGADSLMLGYCQPNCNAHSPNEFLHVADFEAGARSSAALIGLMSEMKK; translated from the coding sequence ATGTCCGCTGTTCAATCCATAAGTAAGTGCATCGAGTATCTCAACGCGAACAAGGCTCGTTTTCAGGCCGAACTATTCGACTATCTCCGAATTCCCAGCATCTCCGCTCAAAAGGAACATGCGGCCGACTCGCAACGCGCCGCGGAATGGACGCGCGATCGCTGCCAGGCGGCAGGCCTCCAGGCGCAGGTGGTCCGGACCCCCGGCAACCCGGCCGTGATCGCGGAAGGGCCGCAAGTCCCCGGACGCCCGACGATCATGATTTACGGGCATTACGATGTTCAGCCTGAAGGAGACCTCAAGCTGTGGCACACCGGCCCCTTTGAGCCGGTCATTCGCGACGGCATGATCATTGGTCGCGGTTCCGCGGACGACAAAGGGCAGTTGCTGTGCGCGATTCTCGCGGTCGAATCGTGGATGAAGACATTGGGCTCATTGCCGATCAACGTCAAGTTCTGCATCGAAGGCGAGGAAGAGGTCGGCTCCAAAAACCTCCGGGCGTTGATCGAAGCACATCGGGAGCGCCTCGCCTGTGATTACATCGTCATCCACGACACCGCCCAATTCGGCTTGGGAATGCCGGCGGTCACGATCGCGACGCGCGGCCTTGTCTACAAGGAAGTGATCATTCGCGGACCGGGCAAGGACTTGCACAGCGGCACCTACGGCGGCGCGATCGCGAATCCTGCGAACGAACTGGCCAGGCTCATCGCGTCGTTCCACGACGCCGACGCCCGAGTCACGCTGCCGGGCTTCTATGAGCGCGTCAGAGAGATGTCCCCGGACGAAGTGCGGGAGATGAACGGCCTTCCCTTCGATGAGGCGGCATTCCTCGCCGATGTCGGCAGTCCCGCCACGTGTGGCGAGAAGGGCTACTCCAATCTCCAGCGCCGATCGGCGCGCCCGACACTCGATGTGAACGGCATCTACGGCGGCTACATGAAAGAGGGTTCAAGCACGATCATTCCTTCATTTGCTGGTGCTAAAGTGTCAATGCGCCTGGTGGCGGATCAGGATGCCGATGAAATCAGTCGCATTTTCGACGAGGCGGTTCGAAAGCGCGTGCCCGGTACGGTGCGGGTGGAGATTTTGGACCACGCGGCTTGCGGGGCATATCTCGCCGATCCGCAATCCGAGGGGATGCGAATCGCCCGCAAGGCGGTTGAGTTGGGATTCGGTAAGACGCCGATTCTCATGCGAGAGGGCGGCAGCCTGCCAATTCTTCCGATGTTCAAGTCGCTGCTCGGCGCCGACAGTCTGATGCTCGGTTACTGCCAACCCAATTGCAACGCCCACTCCCCGAACGAGTTTTTGCACGTCGCGGATTTCGAGGCCGGAGCGCGGAGCAGTGCCGCGTTGATTGGGTTGATGTCGGAAATGAAGAAATAA
- a CDS encoding (2Fe-2S)-binding protein, which produces MKPDDDICYCFHVSLRKLVNFARREQPARPSQMSDCLNAGTGCGWCIPILKMIHSRTADGAELREDEDMEGLPKTASEYEAARRSYLKSDQKNQFNE; this is translated from the coding sequence ATGAAACCGGACGACGACATCTGCTATTGCTTCCACGTATCGCTGCGAAAGCTTGTGAATTTCGCACGTCGCGAACAGCCCGCGCGACCATCGCAGATGTCAGACTGCCTGAACGCCGGGACGGGCTGCGGCTGGTGCATTCCGATCCTTAAAATGATTCACAGCCGAACGGCCGACGGCGCAGAACTCCGCGAGGACGAAGACATGGAGGGTCTGCCGAAGACAGCCTCGGAGTATGAGGCCGCGCGGCGCAGCTACCTCAAGTCTGATCAGAAGAATCAGTTCAACGAATGA
- a CDS encoding HIT family protein — MNDPNCIFCRIATAQIPAARVFENERAVAILDISPLAEGHLLLIPKQHVPDIRGISPADLGELTGVLPRLVTAVMNATGATGANVLQNTGASSGQAVFHLHFHIIPRVESDALGYRWNAGTYAAGRAEAIKEAVIQNLSAP, encoded by the coding sequence ATGAACGATCCGAACTGTATCTTCTGCAGGATTGCCACAGCTCAGATTCCGGCTGCCCGTGTCTTCGAGAATGAGCGGGCCGTCGCGATTCTCGACATTTCGCCCCTCGCGGAAGGGCACCTCCTGCTGATTCCAAAGCAGCATGTCCCTGATATTCGCGGCATCTCGCCGGCGGACCTCGGCGAGTTGACGGGGGTCCTGCCGCGATTGGTGACTGCCGTCATGAATGCCACCGGCGCAACCGGTGCCAATGTCCTCCAGAATACCGGCGCATCAAGTGGCCAGGCCGTGTTCCACCTTCATTTTCATATCATCCCCCGCGTCGAATCGGATGCCCTCGGATATCGTTGGAATGCGGGAACCTATGCCGCAGGTCGTGCCGAAGCGATCAAAGAAGCGGTCATTCAGAACCTCAGCGCTCCGTGA
- the rplQ gene encoding 50S ribosomal protein L17 encodes MRHKSSKRHLSRTPAHLLAMRRNMAQSLFQYGQIETTLVKAKAMRSFVEKLITLARKGDLAARQRVLAILTDRAVLNREQEEQYAGMSSADRTRVMKSRSGRRHRAGKVPASYNKSKFSFVADSIVNKLMTEIAPRYRDRAGGYTRIVRLAKRRIGDAGDLAILQLVGSKEGNVEEASTPKKTVGIRRKKVQDRIRILEGKKPQRQRRRGGSKAAGAAAPATDANEAAS; translated from the coding sequence ATGAGACACAAATCATCAAAGAGGCATCTGTCGCGGACGCCGGCCCACTTGCTCGCCATGCGCCGAAACATGGCGCAGAGCCTGTTTCAGTATGGACAAATTGAGACGACGCTGGTCAAGGCAAAGGCCATGCGCAGCTTCGTCGAAAAGTTGATCACGCTTGCTCGAAAGGGTGATCTGGCCGCCCGCCAGCGCGTCCTGGCGATTTTGACTGATCGCGCCGTCCTCAATCGAGAACAGGAGGAGCAGTACGCCGGCATGTCATCCGCCGATCGAACCCGCGTCATGAAGTCGCGGTCAGGGCGAAGGCATCGCGCCGGAAAGGTCCCCGCTTCCTACAACAAGAGCAAGTTCTCGTTCGTCGCAGATTCAATCGTCAACAAGCTCATGACCGAGATCGCTCCGCGATATCGAGATCGAGCCGGCGGCTACACCCGAATCGTTCGCCTCGCCAAGCGGCGAATCGGCGATGCCGGCGATCTGGCCATCCTGCAACTGGTCGGATCCAAGGAAGGCAATGTGGAAGAAGCGAGCACGCCGAAGAAAACCGTCGGTATTCGCCGCAAGAAGGTCCAGGATCGCATTCGCATCCTCGAAGGAAAGAAGCCCCAGCGACAACGCAGACGCGGCGGCTCCAAGGCGGCCGGCGCGGCCGCTCCCGCCACTGACGCGAACGAAGCCGCGTCATAG